AATTATAATGGCTATTGCAGTTGAGCGTCCACTATGTGACAAGTACTGCGTGAAGCAGTCTACACACATTACCTCGTTATGTCAAATATGTGAGGTAGATGATTATCACTGTTTTACAGAGGAAGCAGTaaagctcagagaaattaagtaaggAGGCCGTAGTTGTGTTCAGTGTAGTAGTCAGCTTTGGCCGCAGCAGCGTACATCTCCCAAATTTTAGTGACTTACTAGAACAGACTGTTATTTCTTGGTCATAAGCAGCTCTGCTGGGCTCATCCATCTTGTCTTTGTGACTCCACGTGTCTTATTCTGGGGCCGAAGTGGAAAGAGCAGCTACTATATAGATTTAGGGCACACTGTTTTCAAGGCAGAGAGAGGATAGAAGCTgcgggtgaggggtgggaaggaggataAATCCCACAAATGGATATGGTGTGGCATGTCCTCTTACATTtcatggccaaagcaagtcatacAACCAAACCCAGAATCAGAGGGGTGGGCAGTTTACAGGGAAGAATGGCAAGGACAGCGAAGGAGTGAATAATTGTGAACACATTGAGTGGTAGGGACGGATTTTGAGCCTGTGACTCTAGAACATGATGTTAACCACTAAGTAGACTgggattttgtgtttgctttagTAAGTAAAAGAGTGGAAGAGGGAGGGGATTGACAGCAGAATGACAACAGCAAGGAATAGGATAGACGGATGTATCATAATACATATTAGATATGGATGATCTTAGTAACGGCCACAAATTGTTAGGATAAGGCTCTATTCAGAGTGCCGTTTAAGAAAGACTGACTGGAATtcagaaaaaatgttaaaatcaaCATGTTGTTGGTATATGAAAATTATCTTAGAAATTCAGTTAGGTAGAATATAGTCGCAAATGAGGCGTTATTTGCGATCTTCACAAAATTTTTTTGATACGGCAATAACAAATTTTGGGGCTAaggatttgtgttttcatttatacTCAATCTTTGGGGAGACTTGAGTTTCCTAGTTCAGTGTTAATAGGGAATGGGAAAACCTTATTGGTTATTTGAATACCAGAATGAAAATGAAGCAAGTTTTCtaagaaatgtgtttttttttaataggttacaTATTCACACACTGTTCACAATTCTGCAGGTACAGCATGGTTTAACAGTGAAAATATCTTGCCCACCCTGATGCCCTCTTTGGATGCAATGAGTGTTCCAGAGATAACGTATATTTACTATTTCCTATATAAAAGAAGTCCTTAACTCTTCCAAAATGTGCTAGGCATTCTGTTGTGTAAATGTcctgtaatttatttaatcatcccTATTGATGGTCATTTAGATTGCTTCCAGTGTTTTACTATCGAAAACAATTACGTGGTGAGTAACTTTATATGTATGTTATTTCACACAGATGTATATCATAGAGTAGATTCCTGGAAGTAGAATTACTggatgaagaagtaaaagcatttgTGATTAAATAGCagtgaaatattaaatatttttgttacaTGTTTTTCTTACTGTGTTTTTCTGAATCGAAAACGAGAAAATCccgagaaaggagaaaaataatacccgcaaaaggagactaaaaatcAGGCATGACTGTTAACAGAAATGAAGATTCTACTGATAGAAGTGAAAACTGTTAACAATTGGATGAGTATCCTAAACTTTTCTTGCTCCATGGAGTTCTTATTTTGATTCCAAAAGCAGGGCTGAATactatacaggaaaaaaaaaaaaaaaaaagaggacatctctttaatgtcttttttttttaataatcaaaatCTATCCTAAAATAGTTGATAAATGTTAAATTCATTTAAGAattgaaaagaaatttttaaaaatgatggagAAGAAGTCACATGAAGGTGGTAGACAGTGCATTCTTTTTTTCACATTGTTTATTGTAGGTCTGAGATTAATTTCTTTTTAAGGTCCtatgtttgaaaaataaaaaggtttAATAGTTTCAGTTTTTATATAAATTGATTCAATAAGAAGTCATTTCTAAAAACAGGTAAACTCTTTTTTTGTCTGAATTTCCGGTATAAGCCCTGATAATAAAGAATGCTTCTAGCTCTGCTAGGAGAGGTACTGTCAGATGTGatcttacttattttttaaattcttggttGCCATTACACCGTTTAATTATTTGGTATGCTCTGGACCCCAGCTAGACTGGGAACTCCCCAGGCTGAAGACCCTCCCCTGTTTTTATATCCCCATTGCCTGGCATAGGACTTGGCATGGCAGAGCCAGGGAAtgcttactgaatgaatgaacaaacccaGTGATCTAGACAGTCTTTGATCATTTGCTGTGTCTGCATTGTTCCTGGATAACATTCTTCTCGGGGCAGGGGATTCTTTTATGATCTGCAGCAGCACAAAAAATCCTTATTGACCAGGATTTTGTTTTGCAGTTTATTACCATCACGTGCATTATAAATTATTGTCATGACATTATTATTCCACATGCTTTTGTACTAATGACTTTTGTTTGTTAATAAACTGTAACAGCTCTTATCAGAGGAAACACCATAACCCTTTGAGAGCATATCTTTTCAAACTTTACTCTATTTTTTTCCGTTtggaattgtttttttaaaaaacccttaACTTTCAAAGTGGTAATAGAGGAAGAGATTTGAAGTGACGGAGATGGACTGTGTTTGGAATGAGAACACCAACTCTACATAAAGTGCTCAGCGATCACATTTTACAAACCTATTATTGTTTCTTTCAGGAGGAGGCAAAACAGATTCAGACTCTGCAGAAAGCAAGCAGTCGGGCAGACTCACGGGAGGATGAAATCTCTCCTCCCCCGCCTAACCCAGTGGTTAAGGGCCGCAGGCGACGAGGCGCTATCAGTGCTGAAGTCTACACGGAGGAAGATGCTGCATCCTATGTTAGAAAGGTAGTTTGATGACCTAAACATCGATGAAATGTTTTTGGGACCTACATGGTAGTCATCTGGTCTCAGGTGATGAACACATGTGTTGTTTTGAGAAGTAAAATACAAAACAGGATCAGTCTTACTTCCTCCCATACAGCTCTTTGTTACTGTAGAACAGGTTTCGGTAATAACACTCCCACAGCAGAAATAACCAGTGATGACTATAAACCAGTAAATACTGGGATTTGGGGGTTTATCTTTTCCATGTCTTTGAATTGGAGTAGGAGAACAAGCAGGCGACGCTCCTTTTCTCCTGAGTCATGGTGTCCGTTTTTTTGACATCTTGTACTTCATATTGTGACTTCTAACCTTTTATCCTATAACCTTCATTTGTCCTAGTCTTTTTTCTCACAGCTGTGctgtcattttgagttatgctgtTAGCCCTAAGGGGGACCAGAATTGTCCTGGCACTTGAGGCTTGTGAAACTAATAATACATGGTCACAGTTTAAAAAGTGACTAATTGTCATAAAATACTTAGCTTTGCCATGGAATAATGACCTTGGTTAaggtgtttttggtttgttttttagttgttAACTGGAAACCAAATACTAGCCTTTAAGTACAGGTCTGACTGTAGACAAAGATACTAATTAGTCAATATTTGTTGATTACTTTGTGGATCAAAGACAATACAAATGTGTTGTAGTGAGAATATTTAACTCAAAGCAGTCTTGTTTAAATACATTAATGTAGCTTGACATTTACTTGAAATGCAGGTTGTAAACATGaaatgtttttggtttatggaattGTCATTTGACCTTTAATTCTTTTTTAGGTTATACCAAAAGATTACAAGACAATGGCTGCTTTAGCCAAAGCCATTGAAAAGAATGTGCTGTTTTCACATCTTGATGATAATGAGAGAAGGTAGGTACAGGTTCTTATACTATTTTTTCTAGTAGGGCTATAGTCCGAAACTATTCTCATCATTGTCATGAATTTTAAAGCTCTTAGTAATAAGCATTCCGGAGCCCTGCTGGTCAGCAGTTTaatcccaccagccgctcctcaggaggaagCTGTGGCggtcggcttctgtaaaggtcacagccttggaaaccctatgaggcagttgtactctgccctgtagggctgctgtgagtcggaatcacctcgatggcagcTGATTCTCTAGTTTCTGCTTTTATTACATCATCTTTGATGATGATAAAttcgggggcagttctgcttttatttaaaattatcacATGATTGCCCAAAGTAAGTACTCTGAAAGTTTAATTACTTTAAAAGCAGTGCACAGTTATTGTTAGTAGGATGAGATTAAGGTGGCACAGGGcataaagtgctctgctgcttaccgaaaggttagcagttccaacccactagctgctctgagggagaaggctGGGCATTCtgcatccgtaaagattacagccttggaaactcatggggcagttgtactctgtactgtagggtcactatgagttggatttgactggacagcaacaggttggatTTAGTAATCGTTCCTTTGATGACCACCAGGGCTGAAAGTTTGGCACCTTTAATTCTAAAGTTAGTGATTGAAATCCACAGAAGAGACGTACGTGAAATGTAACATGAGGCCTTCTCTCCCTTACAGTGATATTTTTGATGCCATGTTTCCAGTCTCTTTCATTGCTGGAGAGACTGTTATTCAGCAGGGTAAGGGCTGCTGTTGCTGTGCCATATGgtattattgtgtgtgtgtgtgtgtgtggggaggtgaGAATGTagagtttattttgtgttttttattgaaggttttttcttcttccatCCTACCATCGTCCTCTTTTATTCTAttagttttttctgtttcttgaattAAAATTCTCTGAGCAAAAGGGCAGAGTCTTTCCCCAAGGGCCTAATATTTCCCTAGCATCtagtatgattttatttataataactactaaaggaaattttgcatttttattctGAGTGTTGTATGGAATTTTGTAATTGTATATCATATACATTCTTTGTACTGATTATTAACCAtttttagaaaaggaaataagcAAAATGGCTATATTCTTCACCATAGAGCCCATGTGTTTCTAAACTTTGATGCTGTCTATTGGTCCTTACCTTTCTGCCTGTGTAGACTAATGTGGATCTACTCTTTTGGGTATtgccctcttttttcttttttctttatttgatgtTGCATGGGTATTTATAAaccatatattttttcatttagtgGCAATCTGATACTTTGCTACTTAAtcgtttatttctagttttttgttgTCAGAGTTGACAGAGCAATATCATTGTACACATGgcgctttttaaaaatttttttccagagaTATTCTTCACTATGAAATACGATATAAAAACGATCAATTTTATGACTTTTGAAATAATTGCTGGATTTTTATTTCACGGAATAACTATAAAGTAGATTCAGTATTTTACATTAATTTGAAAGTTTTACTTTGTGTTTCCTTGATTTGGAATATGCTTCTCACTTTTTTACTTTGCTCCCTTTTAGGTGATGAAGGCGATAACTTCTATGTGATTGATCAAGGAGAGATGGATGTAagatttaataataaaattatgctgaTAATCGTGAAAGTCAATGCGTTGATTTTTttgtcacttctaaggaacaaGGATAGTAGTGTTTCTGAAGGGCTATTACAGCCCGTGTGTCACATTCCAGTAGTGTTTGCATCTGCACCTTTTGCCAGGTATTTTGATGACACAGAGAAACTTTTTAAAGGTAATTTCTCTTGCTAGACATGCAGTTCTGCTGGAGTGGTGGTTAGGACATGCATTCTGTGGAGTAGGACGAGCCTCAGAATGAGTCTAGATCCAGCCACTAGTAGTTACAAAACTTAGTACAActtttttaattctgtaaatCTTGTTTACAGTGAAACAGGGTTAACAATAGCATTGATCTGTTACAATTGAGAAAATTCAGTGACGTAATGCAAGTAATGTATTTAGCATAATACTCTGTAAATGGGTATGATTATTATTAGTACTTTGTTAACCTTTTTCCTCTGCTTATCACTACAGAGTACGTTTTTCTTAGATAATTAAATTAAGTAAATCACAGACACACTTACATCATTAAAATCAACTTTGCTCTTCTTTGGACTGAAAGcttaatatgttttatttttgtaaacaaAGCTCAGGATTCTGActtctaaaaaatgaaaaattattctgAAAATAATTCTCATGCATTCGTATATGTAGGAGAAACTCAATCCTTTGATGTCATTTGCATTTAAGGTCTACGTCAACAATGAATGGGCAACTAGTGTTGGGGAAGGAGGGAGCTTTGGAGAACTGGCTTTGATTTATGGAACACCTAGAGCAGCCACTGTCAAAGCAAAGACAAACGTGAAGCTGTGGGGTATTGACCGTGACAgctatagaagaatccttatGGTAAGAGATCATGGTTTTTTGGAGTGTGATTAAGAGTTCACGTCTGTGTAACTAATGTTTGCACTTAAAAAACAACcaacacccagtgccctcgagtcaattccgactcatagtgaccctataaaagacagagtagaagtgccccatagtgcACTTACCAAATTAAAATGAGAATATTTTTTACGTTTCGTAACATAATGCTTTGTATTAAGCTCAATGTAGCATGATCTTTTAGAGCAAAAGTTTGGccagaagaaaaatgtgtataTGTAATGGTCAGCTTGCTTTTGGAAATCTCTCCATTTGCTGATAGGCACTTGGTAACTTACCTAATCCTTATGCATCACAGATAGCCTGATAAGTGCTGCTGTTAAGTGCAGGAAGTTATTTAAAGCCATTCAGAAGTAATCAGCTTCTTTAAACTGTGAGGGTGGGTTATCAGTAATGCAAATATCACGTCCCTGCTCACTaaaggaataaacaaaataataaaaccacTGGAACATTCTGCTGATACAGACTTTCTGAGAACATGGTGAGAATTTATAGAGAGCTTTGGATGTTTTTAAGTTCCACCTAATGGTATTAGTCATTCTGAATGGTTTTCTTAAATTTGTGCAGTGCCTGTCTGATTAATTGGAAGTATGCAGtctaatgtaatttaaaatttttctgtacttgggagatgtgtgtgtgtgtgtatgtgtatgcatgtatgtatatattactgTTTTCCCTTCTCACTCCCTCAGATGTGTTTAACTGTTTTTGCAGATAGTTAATTTTGGGGTTATGATCCATTTTTTGCCCCTAAGTGGCAGTAGTTTATTCCCTTACTTCTCAGTGGAATTGGAGCTAGGGGTCAGGACAGTGGGCTAGGAATATATTCAGCTATGATCACATATATTACTTGGGTATTTTTTTGAGAACTGGTAATTTGCTTGTTTAAAATTTTACCAATATGGTGGTgctaggaatcgactcgacggcagtgggttttgggtttaggaAGCTTCTGTGGCCGTATGCCTGGTTTTCCTTTTAGTAGGAGCAAGTAACTAAGGGCATTATTAGAGAACTGAACAGAGAGACTCACCATTTTCAACATGAAGAAAAGTAATCTCACCTTAAGAACTTCCTTAATTCTGTAAATTCACTGCAAGCTGtaatttttctagttttttttggttcatttgtTTGAAACTTAGTAGTTAATGATTCTGCAGCATTTTGTGATACACATTTTTGAAATACGATTTTTGTGACTTTCTCCGTGTTTAGGGAAGCACGCTGAGAAAGCGGAAGATGTACGAGGAGTTCCTTAGCAAGGTGTCGATTTTAGGTGAGTTCTGGAAGATGGAGGGGAATTGTTACACTAGAGGGTTAGCGATACTTAAGCAGAACTTACTGTGCTTCATAAAAACTACTGTAGTTAACTCATACTTTTGTTTGCTAATAGTGAAAAATACACAATTTTTATTTGACAGTCAAGGGCTTGATTAAATTAGAAGTAATTTTAAAGTGTTGAATTTGCTAGTATATGGAAAACCTCTTAATTGGAAATGATTGGACTTGGGAAAAGCCTTCTGGAATTATCTGTGCTACTCAGTTCCTCTTGAAGACACAGAATTGCTTCAGGCGTCCTCCTGACTAGTCATTCACAGTTCTTTGTGACTCGTTTCTGATGCTTCCTCGCTGAATTTATTCAGGAAAGAGTATTGGCAAGAATGCGTTTCCTCTGTGGGAAGATTAGGTGTCCTTTGGTGGCATCCTTTGAAAAAATGCCTCTAGTTtgttgaaatttaaaataaaaccagttAATTGGAGATATTTTTGTGTATTACGTGAACTTGGAGACGTTGGGAGAACCTGTTCTTCACTGGGAGGGAACTGGCCATTTGTATAATCGTTTTCTGCTGTTGTTTTGTTACAGTTGAATTgacttcttttttcccccttctcatCCTGTCTCTGGAATAGTTGCATTGCTTATCCATTATGTGGGTAATGACAGTATTACTTCTGGGTCCAGTaattgtagatttgatttgcaCTAACGGCATCCTTTAGGAATATTTAATTACGTTTTCTTATTCCTTTACCACTGGGTGCAGTTGGTATGACTTAACCTGGTCACTGGGCTGCCAAGGAAGGCTCTAAGGATCGTCTGTAGGTAATAAGAGAATATTACTGAGACTAGTGGTAATGGAGGACAGGTGACAGGGTTAATCTGAGACACTGCTGGAGTGTTGATGGGTACGGTGATTTGGTTGAATCACTTTATACTTTGATTTTGTTTGGACATTTTTAGCGACATCAAATCATGTAGAGAAATCCTTTGGATTCTTTCAGAGTCTCTGGATAAGTGGGAACGTCTCACAGTGGCTGATGCGCTGGAACCGGTCCAGTTTGAAGATGGGCAGAAAATTGTGGTGCAGGGAGAACCAGGGGATGAGTTCTTCATTATTTTGGAGGTAAGGAACCTGCAGTTGCTACTTGAAAAGTCACGCACCACAGGAGGAAAAAGGTGCACAAATTCTGATACATAGCTTTAGTTCTTAAGAATACTTGGCAGTTTTATTTAACAATTATATTTGAAATGCCATTGTTTGGTTTTCTGCCAGGCTACCACATTTTAAATGAGTTTGAATCAGGATTCTGGAAAagccctaaacccattgctgctgagtcaattctgactcagtgtgaccctacaggacagagtagaactgcccccatagagtttcccaggagcatctggtggatttgaactgccagcatactggtcagcagccatagcacttaagcactacgccagcagggtttcaggAAGAGCCCTAGATAGGAAGTAATAGCCAAATCCTGACCTACACAAATTAATCCTCAATGTGCAAGCCAAATATAACGCAACCATGAAGCATAACAATCCATGGTGATTCTATAACTTCCTTATTACGGTGCATGTGGTTGGGTTATTTGGCAAACAGACATCAAAGGTAAAtagtaaaaatttaaaagttaccatgtttttttaatcttcataatcCATAGAAATGTATAGCAGATATTCTCACTTGCCAACTAGATTCAAATGGCAGATTTCCATGAATGTGGCTTGGTGGTTGGTTATTGATTTTATCTGAACCAGGGTTAGGAGACTCTAGCCAGCCAGGTGGTAAGtaatttaggctttgtgggccatagtGTCTCTGCCCCAGTGACTCAACTCTTGTTATAGGGCAGCAAAAGCAGCCATACTTAATATATGAATGAATGGGTGTAGGTATGTTCTAATGTGAGACTTTGTTTACAAAACATGGCAGTGTACTGGATTGGCCTCAGGCTGCAGGTTGCTAACCCCTGAGTCTGAACCCTTTAATTACCTTAACTTGGTGAGAAGAACGTTCCTGGGGGTAGGAGGACCACACTGGTTAAATAGAAAAATAGGAATCAGAGCTCATGtagtgactgactgactgactgacttttTGGCTATCTTTTATTATCATATGAAAGCAGGGTTTGAAATAACCACCGAatcttttgtttttgcaaaatAGCTAAAATACCTAAGGTATTTAAAATGTCACCTAGgatttgaaaatgtttttgtttgtttcatgatTTTGTTCTAGGGTTCAGCTGCTGTGCTACAACGTCGGTCAGAAAATGAAGAGTTTGTTGAAGTGGGAAGATTGGGGCCCTCTGATTACTTTGGTATGTGGACTATCTCACAGTAGATGCCTAGTTTAAGCCCCCTGCAGTGAGATCCTGTTGTCTTTCATAATTTTGTTGTcttgaatattatttttaattgcagTCTGTTTTGGTTTCCGGAGAAATAGTGTGACATTTTggccttcagaaaaaaaaaaagccaaaactaaacctgttgccattgagttgattccaactcatagtgacccagtaggacagagtagaactgccccgtagagtttccaaggagcaactggtggattcaaactgctgaccttttggttagcaacctgagctcttaaccactgcgccaccagggcccaatTGTGACCTTTACTCAGTTAATAATTGATTATCTcatctatcaattttttttttttaagtgcatatGTGGTGTTGTCTGTAAGAAGTTACTAGAGAAATAAATACTTGTTTTCCCTTCATTCTTAGAAGTGAGAAAGGTGTTTCCATAGCAGTTGGCCTGCTCTCATccttccccttttcctttctGCAGGGGAAATTGCACTGCTGATGAATCGTCCTCGCGCTGCCACGGTGGTTGCTCGTGGCCCCTTGAAGTGCGTTAAGCTGGACCGACCTAGATTCGAACGTGTTCTAGGCCCGTGCTCGGATATCCTCAAACGGAACATCCAGCAGTACAACAGTTTTGTGTCACTGTCTGTCTGAAACCTGCCTCCTGAgcctccttttctcctttccccaGTCCATGCTTCACTCTTGCAGACAGCTTTATTTTCCCTCATTGCAGCGCCAAGTGGGCACTGGCATCACGGCTTTGTGTCTGTTTATATTAAAAGTTGCTTTTCTTGCACCGTTTTTAATTTGGAGCATTAAGTGAATGCTCGTACAtggttaaataaatagaaagagttCTATGGAGACTTTGCAGTTACTGCTTCTCTTTGTGCAGTGTTAGTGTTCAATCTGGGCAGTGAGTGCCATGCTTTTTGGCGAGGCAGATCCCAGCACCAGATGAATTCTCATAAAGTAATGATGTTACAGTgcaagattcttttttttaaaagtgacATAACTTTCCAGATATAAGCATATTTTAGACTGTGGCCATATATACTGTATTTCTTTATAGAATAAATGATTTCTCATTAAGCTTAAAGGATTAGGAAAAGCGGATATAGAAAAAGCTTAGTAGAAAGACATCTGCCTGTATTTAAACTATAAGGGTAGAAAAATGTCCATTTTTGAAAATTATCAGATATGAtctgttcagttatttttattttttaaccagaATTTTTGTCAGGTCGATTTGCTAGCTTTTGTTTATATCTCATTATCAATGTTTCCTCTCCACTTCTTAAGTTCTGTAGATGTGCTTATTTTTACCTGCTTTTTCCGTTTGAAACCACAGCTTAGCTTATGATTTGGTTACGATTTAACTGCATCTGTCTTTTCTCACAAGTTCTGATGAGACATTTATCCAGCTAGTGCCAAATGTCGATCACCAGATGCTGAATTGAGACCAAGATCTGAGGCCTACATACTTGGTTGTTAACTTAGAGCTTTTGGTGAACGTACATACTTCATTTGACTCCAGTGTAATCTACACTCACTAAACTCTGGCTCCAGGAGATTGGATTTGCTGGGAGTAGAAACAGATGGAACAAACGTCATGACAGAGAAGTGCTAAAGGAGAAATGTCAGGTGGACACAGTTCAGTGTCAGGACCTTCGCCCTGTTACATTCTTTGGGGCATGAGATTTAGGAAGAAATATTTTAAcctttttccccctccttttttaCATCAACTAGGATTTATGGTGGGTTGG
The window above is part of the Elephas maximus indicus isolate mEleMax1 chromosome 19, mEleMax1 primary haplotype, whole genome shotgun sequence genome. Proteins encoded here:
- the PRKAR1A gene encoding cAMP-dependent protein kinase type I-alpha regulatory subunit — translated: MASGSPAASEEERSLRECELYVQKHNIQALLKDSIVQLCTARPERPMAFLREYFERLEKEEAKQIQTLQKASSRADSREDEISPPPPNPVVKGRRRRGAISAEVYTEEDAASYVRKVIPKDYKTMAALAKAIEKNVLFSHLDDNERSDIFDAMFPVSFIAGETVIQQGDEGDNFYVIDQGEMDVYVNNEWATSVGEGGSFGELALIYGTPRAATVKAKTNVKLWGIDRDSYRRILMGSTLRKRKMYEEFLSKVSILESLDKWERLTVADALEPVQFEDGQKIVVQGEPGDEFFIILEGSAAVLQRRSENEEFVEVGRLGPSDYFGEIALLMNRPRAATVVARGPLKCVKLDRPRFERVLGPCSDILKRNIQQYNSFVSLSV